One part of the uncultured Celeribacter sp. genome encodes these proteins:
- a CDS encoding TetR/AcrR family transcriptional regulator, with the protein MTRAPAPTDTSPFADQATEASASPKRQQILDGARTVFMQKGFEGASMQDIARTAGVSKGTLYVYFDNKEAMFDALVLSECGRMQDTLRQFGTGDGDLEQELRHVAHELIATMLRPEVLAAMRMVIGAAEKFPVLARKVFLAGPSRSIEILAACLEQRGAKGELHVPDSHSAATEFIDLLLPGLQRRALLMEPPPPAKELDTFIARRVRSFLTLYAPR; encoded by the coding sequence ATGACACGGGCCCCTGCCCCCACCGACACCAGCCCCTTTGCCGACCAGGCCACGGAGGCGTCAGCTTCCCCAAAGCGGCAGCAAATTCTGGATGGCGCCCGCACGGTCTTCATGCAGAAGGGCTTTGAAGGCGCCTCAATGCAAGACATCGCGCGCACCGCCGGGGTCTCCAAGGGCACGCTTTACGTCTATTTCGATAATAAGGAAGCCATGTTCGATGCGCTGGTGCTCAGCGAATGCGGCCGCATGCAGGACACCCTGCGCCAGTTCGGAACCGGAGATGGTGATCTGGAGCAGGAATTGCGTCATGTGGCCCATGAGTTGATCGCCACCATGCTGCGCCCCGAAGTGCTGGCCGCCATGCGCATGGTGATCGGTGCAGCCGAAAAATTCCCGGTGTTGGCCCGCAAGGTGTTTCTGGCGGGTCCAAGCCGCTCCATCGAAATTCTGGCCGCCTGCCTGGAGCAACGCGGCGCAAAGGGGGAATTGCATGTCCCCGACAGCCATTCTGCCGCAACGGAGTTTATCGACCTGCTCTTGCCCGGCCTGCAGCGCCGTGCACTGCTCATGGAACCGCCGCCGCCCGCCAAAGAACTGGACACCTTCATCGCCCGCCGCGTTCGCAGCTTCCTCACGCTTTACGCCCCCAGATGA
- a CDS encoding TniQ family protein, protein MTLWPPLPFDPEETLLSYADRLAMMHTGRGMARLVKDFGINVEHFTSGRDEAVAAFAEGVGLSFEYIQRSSVRTLQWGGSFRGEPISKGFLSPQVACYCPACLEEDGAKSDYKFRLIWGFRHVVRCDRHNLWLTQTPPTKANNMRVALDDAPMAERASTSSETPEYLSWLRERVHGHGTPNDKWLAEQTIEQVLAASEMLGCVLEHGHKVTLKQLSSPQIEEATDIGFSIYSEGPEAITEALDTIRDTSPAKAVQAGPLAYYGELFDWLDRRCNKIDPGPIRDLLRDHIVKHSAVEPGTMVLGVEISERRYHTLSSLSEAVGVKRPRLSRLLKKMGEIPADASEVESGGMVFEAGKTESLIEAFKTAILLKDVPEYLGARKRQVEVLYRRAILQPLVPRTGRGSVRHVVFGREHLDEILKRISDLPELDETEVKGFHPLAYACQRGAGCFEDLFAGILDGRIPAFRSGDTLGIGAIYVEVRSLVEMKDFVETT, encoded by the coding sequence ATGACCCTTTGGCCCCCGCTCCCTTTCGACCCCGAAGAAACGCTGCTGTCCTACGCTGACCGGTTGGCAATGATGCACACTGGTCGGGGTATGGCGCGGCTCGTCAAGGATTTCGGGATCAACGTCGAGCACTTCACGTCAGGCCGCGATGAAGCCGTTGCGGCATTTGCGGAGGGAGTAGGGCTTTCCTTTGAGTATATCCAGCGTTCGTCTGTTCGTACGTTGCAGTGGGGAGGAAGTTTCCGCGGTGAACCGATTTCGAAAGGATTTCTTTCCCCTCAGGTCGCCTGCTATTGCCCTGCATGTCTGGAGGAAGACGGAGCGAAATCAGATTACAAGTTTCGGCTGATCTGGGGATTTCGCCATGTGGTTCGGTGCGATCGTCACAATCTTTGGCTGACGCAAACTCCGCCGACCAAAGCGAACAATATGCGCGTGGCTCTTGATGACGCGCCTATGGCGGAGAGGGCCAGTACCTCTTCTGAAACCCCCGAGTACTTGTCCTGGCTTCGGGAACGCGTCCACGGACATGGCACCCCCAATGATAAATGGCTGGCGGAACAGACCATTGAACAGGTTCTGGCCGCCTCTGAAATGCTGGGCTGTGTGTTGGAGCATGGTCACAAGGTCACGCTCAAGCAGCTGTCCTCGCCGCAGATTGAGGAAGCCACGGATATCGGTTTTTCGATCTACAGCGAGGGGCCTGAGGCGATCACAGAGGCTTTGGACACCATCCGTGACACATCACCCGCCAAGGCAGTTCAAGCGGGCCCCTTGGCATATTATGGAGAGCTCTTTGATTGGCTTGATCGTCGTTGCAACAAGATTGACCCTGGTCCGATCCGAGATCTCTTGCGTGATCACATTGTGAAGCACTCGGCCGTGGAGCCCGGCACAATGGTTCTTGGTGTCGAAATCTCCGAGCGACGGTACCATACTCTTTCCAGCCTGTCTGAGGCTGTTGGTGTCAAGCGGCCGCGCCTTTCACGCCTCTTGAAAAAGATGGGTGAAATCCCGGCAGACGCCAGCGAAGTCGAAAGCGGGGGCATGGTGTTCGAGGCAGGCAAGACCGAGTCTCTGATCGAAGCCTTTAAAACCGCGATCTTGCTGAAGGACGTCCCCGAGTATCTCGGTGCCAGAAAACGGCAGGTTGAAGTCCTTTATCGCAGAGCGATTCTTCAGCCTTTGGTTCCAAGGACTGGTCGTGGGTCGGTCCGTCATGTTGTCTTTGGCAGGGAACATCTTGATGAAATCCTGAAGCGGATTTCCGATTTGCCAGAACTGGATGAAACGGAAGTGAAAGGATTTCATCCGCTCGCCTATGCCTGCCAGCGAGGTGCGGGGTGCTTCGAAGATTTGTTCGCAGGCATTCTTGATGGGCGTATTCCTGCATTTCGCAGCGGCGACACTCTCGGCATCGGCGCAATATATGTTGAGGTCCGCTCTTTAGTTGAGATGAAAGACTTCGTAGAGACCACGTAA
- a CDS encoding DHA2 family efflux MFS transporter permease subunit — MAEAVVIASKGAASKDEDHLDLRRLFTFLLMVLGMFMAILDIQIVSASLAEIQAGLSASSDEIPWVQTSYLIAEVIMIPLSGYLSRMLSTRWVFTISAGGFTAMSLMCGLSNSLDEMIVWRALQGFVGGAMIPTVFASAFTIFPRSKMHIVTPLIGLVATMAPTIGPTLGGYLTEYMSWHWLFFINVVPGVIVTTCAYLLIDFDKPDMRLLKTFDWWGFLGLALFLGAMEFVLEEGSGEDWFQSSEIVLMTAIMVAGGMLLFWRVNTAAEPIVRFEAFMDRNFTMGSLFSFGMGIGLYGLVYIYPVYLSGVRGYTSLQIGEAMIVSGVAMFLTAPFAGRLSQKMDQRVMMAVGFAMFASSCWLMTGLTSEWDYWEIFLPQILRGVSLMLCMVPVSNIALGLLPPEKVKDASGLFNLTRNLGGAVGLALINTVLTNRQDFHYTRIAESVTQTNLGANEAFAMLEQVYTSLGNLASTAALSTITNLARLEAMVMSLADVFVLLSALFATLSLCLIFVQKPEAGASGGGGH, encoded by the coding sequence GTGGCCGAGGCTGTTGTCATCGCGTCCAAGGGCGCGGCGTCCAAGGACGAAGACCATCTCGACCTGCGTCGTCTGTTCACCTTCCTGCTGATGGTACTGGGGATGTTCATGGCGATTCTGGATATTCAGATCGTTTCAGCATCTTTGGCGGAAATTCAGGCCGGGCTGTCGGCCTCCAGCGATGAAATCCCCTGGGTTCAGACGTCCTATCTGATCGCCGAGGTGATCATGATCCCGCTGTCGGGCTATCTGTCCCGGATGCTGTCGACGCGCTGGGTGTTTACTATTTCCGCTGGCGGCTTCACGGCGATGAGCCTGATGTGCGGCCTGTCGAATTCGCTGGACGAGATGATCGTCTGGCGGGCGCTGCAGGGCTTTGTAGGGGGGGCGATGATCCCCACCGTCTTTGCCAGCGCTTTCACGATTTTTCCGCGCTCGAAGATGCATATCGTCACCCCGCTGATCGGGCTGGTGGCGACTATGGCGCCGACCATCGGTCCGACCCTTGGCGGGTATCTGACGGAATATATGAGCTGGCATTGGCTGTTCTTCATCAATGTCGTGCCGGGCGTTATCGTGACCACCTGTGCCTATCTTCTCATTGACTTCGACAAGCCAGACATGCGCCTGTTGAAGACCTTTGACTGGTGGGGCTTTCTGGGGCTGGCCCTGTTTCTGGGCGCCATGGAATTCGTTCTGGAGGAAGGCTCGGGCGAAGACTGGTTCCAGAGCTCTGAAATCGTGCTGATGACCGCGATCATGGTGGCCGGGGGAATGCTGCTGTTCTGGCGGGTCAATACAGCGGCCGAACCCATCGTGCGCTTTGAGGCTTTCATGGATCGCAATTTCACCATGGGGTCGCTGTTTTCCTTTGGCATGGGGATTGGGCTCTACGGTCTCGTCTATATCTATCCGGTCTACCTGTCCGGGGTGCGTGGCTATACCTCGCTGCAGATCGGGGAGGCGATGATCGTCAGCGGTGTGGCTATGTTCCTGACCGCGCCTTTCGCCGGGCGCCTGTCGCAGAAAATGGACCAGCGGGTGATGATGGCCGTGGGGTTTGCCATGTTCGCCTCCAGTTGCTGGTTGATGACCGGGCTGACCTCAGAATGGGATTATTGGGAAATTTTCCTGCCGCAAATTCTGCGGGGGGTGTCCCTGATGCTGTGCATGGTGCCGGTTTCCAACATCGCCCTGGGGCTTTTGCCGCCGGAAAAGGTCAAGGATGCCTCGGGCCTGTTCAACCTGACGCGCAACCTTGGCGGCGCCGTCGGGCTTGCGCTGATCAATACGGTGCTGACCAACCGTCAGGATTTTCACTATACCCGGATCGCAGAAAGCGTGACCCAAACCAATCTGGGCGCCAATGAAGCTTTCGCGATGCTGGAACAGGTCTATACGAGCCTTGGTAATCTGGCTTCGACGGCAGCGCTGTCGACGATCACGAACCTAGCGCGGCTGGAGGCCATGGTGATGTCACTGGCCGATGTGTTCGTGTTGTTGTCTGCGCTGTTCGCGACTCTCTCGCTGTGCCTGATCTTCGTGCAAAAGCCCGAAGCCGGAGCCAGTGGTGGTGGCGGGCACTGA
- a CDS encoding HlyD family secretion protein, whose protein sequence is MSSTTEETPPAQASTSASADGLKSSKPKKILGIFSLILLLGVGYGVWHWFSYGRFHEETDDAYLQADLITLLARDTGYISEILVAPNATVAKDQVIARIDPEDYKLALEKAKNDLASAQSALVQLDAQIGAGQAAIQQAQAALSAAEATSDGAQKAYQRVRSLRDSSVGNQASLDAAEATAKSAAANVASAEAALAQAQAALAVLKAQKDSAELTVAAAEISVKVAKRDLDFTELRAPFAGVLTERQIEVGSFVAAGSRIGTLVPTDDIYVEANFKETQIADIREGAEVTLQVDAWAKEDLHGKVVSLTAGTGQVFSLLPSSNATGNFTKVVQRVPVRIEIDPDDRARLPLRPGMSVVVEVDTRTGEKAPQVARVGD, encoded by the coding sequence ATGTCCTCGACCACAGAAGAAACGCCGCCCGCACAGGCGTCGACCTCCGCCTCGGCGGATGGGTTAAAATCCAGCAAGCCCAAAAAGATTTTGGGGATATTCTCGCTGATCCTTCTCCTGGGCGTCGGCTATGGGGTGTGGCACTGGTTCAGCTATGGCCGCTTTCACGAGGAAACCGACGACGCCTATCTGCAGGCCGATCTGATCACGCTTCTGGCGCGGGACACCGGCTATATTTCCGAAATTCTGGTTGCGCCGAACGCCACTGTGGCCAAGGATCAGGTAATCGCGCGCATTGATCCCGAAGACTACAAACTCGCGCTGGAGAAAGCGAAAAACGATCTGGCCAGTGCCCAAAGTGCTCTGGTCCAGCTCGATGCGCAGATCGGTGCAGGGCAAGCGGCCATTCAACAGGCGCAAGCGGCCCTGAGTGCGGCCGAGGCCACCAGCGACGGGGCGCAGAAAGCCTATCAACGGGTGCGGTCTTTGCGTGACAGCTCTGTTGGCAATCAGGCCTCTCTGGATGCGGCAGAGGCGACGGCCAAATCCGCTGCGGCCAATGTGGCCAGCGCTGAGGCGGCTCTGGCGCAGGCGCAGGCCGCGCTTGCGGTGCTCAAGGCGCAGAAAGACAGTGCCGAGCTGACGGTTGCCGCAGCCGAGATCAGCGTCAAAGTGGCCAAGCGCGATCTCGATTTCACTGAGCTTCGTGCGCCCTTTGCCGGTGTTCTGACAGAACGCCAGATCGAGGTTGGTTCTTTTGTCGCTGCGGGCTCGCGGATCGGCACGCTGGTGCCCACGGACGACATCTATGTCGAGGCGAATTTCAAAGAAACTCAAATTGCCGACATTCGTGAGGGTGCCGAGGTCACGCTGCAGGTGGATGCCTGGGCGAAAGAGGACCTGCATGGCAAAGTCGTGAGCCTGACGGCCGGTACGGGACAGGTTTTCAGCTTGCTGCCATCGTCGAACGCCACCGGCAACTTTACAAAAGTGGTGCAGCGGGTGCCGGTCCGGATCGAGATTGATCCGGACGATCGCGCGCGTCTGCCGCTGCGGCCGGGCATGTCGGTGGTGGTCGAAGTCGACACCCGCACCGGCGAAAAGGCGCCGCAGGTCGCGCGGGTCGGGGACTGA
- a CDS encoding NAD-dependent succinate-semialdehyde dehydrogenase, which yields MRDLKDPSLLETRAYVNGVWVEGKTTFPVENPATGEVLAHVADLSAEDVAQAIDAASAAKRDWARADVKTRSAVLRKLFDLMVENADDLATILTAEMGKPWAEARGEILYGASYVEWFSEEAKRVYGDMIPGPQNDKRMVIVKQPVGVVGAITPWNFPNAMLARKMAPALAVGCTMVARPSEFTPLSALALAKLAERAGVPAGVFNVLTGLDAAGMGEEMCANPKVAKLTFTGSTRVGKLLMRQGADTIKKISLELGGNAPFIVFDDADVDAAVAGAMVAKFRNNGQTCVCANRIYVQSGVYEAFAEKLATALDSLTLGDGFAEGVNTGPLINTAALAKVEDHIADAVSKGAEIKKGGNRSNLGQTFFEPTLLTGVTQTMKVAREETFGPLAPLVKFDTEEEALDYANATEFGLASYFYTRDLNRAWRVGEALESGMVGINTGAISSEMAPFGGVKQSGIGREGSKYGCDDYLEIKNLCFGGLS from the coding sequence ATGCGTGATCTGAAAGACCCGTCCCTGCTGGAAACCCGCGCTTATGTGAATGGCGTCTGGGTTGAGGGCAAAACAACCTTCCCGGTGGAAAACCCCGCCACCGGAGAGGTGCTCGCCCATGTCGCTGACCTGAGCGCCGAGGATGTCGCACAAGCGATTGACGCGGCCTCAGCAGCGAAACGCGACTGGGCGCGTGCGGATGTCAAAACCCGCTCAGCCGTGCTGCGCAAACTATTCGATCTGATGGTCGAGAATGCCGACGATCTGGCCACGATCCTGACCGCCGAGATGGGCAAACCCTGGGCCGAAGCCCGTGGCGAGATCCTCTATGGCGCCTCCTATGTCGAATGGTTCTCCGAGGAAGCCAAACGCGTCTACGGCGACATGATCCCCGGGCCGCAAAACGACAAGCGGATGGTGATCGTCAAGCAACCCGTGGGCGTGGTCGGCGCGATCACCCCGTGGAACTTCCCCAACGCGATGCTGGCCCGCAAGATGGCACCGGCGCTCGCCGTGGGCTGCACCATGGTGGCCCGCCCGTCCGAATTCACCCCGCTGTCGGCGTTGGCGCTGGCCAAGCTGGCCGAACGCGCCGGTGTGCCCGCAGGTGTGTTCAACGTGCTGACGGGCCTGGACGCCGCTGGCATGGGGGAAGAGATGTGTGCCAACCCCAAGGTGGCCAAGCTGACCTTCACCGGTTCGACCCGCGTTGGAAAATTGCTGATGCGTCAGGGGGCGGACACGATCAAGAAGATCTCGCTGGAACTGGGCGGCAACGCGCCTTTCATCGTCTTCGACGACGCCGATGTCGATGCCGCGGTCGCCGGGGCCATGGTCGCCAAATTCCGCAACAACGGACAGACCTGTGTCTGCGCCAACCGGATCTATGTGCAATCCGGCGTCTATGAGGCCTTTGCCGAAAAGCTGGCCACCGCACTGGACAGCCTGACGTTAGGCGACGGCTTTGCCGAGGGCGTCAACACCGGCCCGCTGATCAACACGGCTGCACTTGCGAAGGTCGAAGACCATATCGCAGATGCCGTATCGAAAGGCGCCGAGATCAAAAAGGGTGGCAACCGCTCCAATCTGGGACAGACCTTTTTTGAACCCACCCTGCTGACCGGAGTGACGCAAACCATGAAAGTGGCGCGCGAAGAAACCTTCGGCCCGCTGGCCCCGCTGGTCAAATTCGACACCGAGGAGGAAGCCTTGGACTATGCCAATGCGACCGAATTCGGCCTCGCGTCCTATTTCTACACCCGCGACCTGAACCGCGCATGGCGTGTGGGCGAGGCGCTGGAAAGCGGCATGGTCGGCATCAACACCGGTGCCATTTCCTCTGAGATGGCGCCCTTTGGCGGGGTCAAGCAATCCGGCATTGGGCGTGAAGGCTCGAAATACGGCTGCGACGATTACCTCGAAATCAAGAACCTGTGCTTCGGCGGCCTGAGCTAA